A region of the Drosophila subobscura isolate 14011-0131.10 chromosome J, UCBerk_Dsub_1.0, whole genome shotgun sequence genome:
ttttcttcagcttcttcaGTTTCGGCTCAACAGccgttttctttgctttttttgaaCCATTCTCAGttgtttttgtcgttttgttgGCCTTTTTCCTGCCGTCTCGCTTTTTGAGAAACTTTTCCGTTTTCTGGACCTTCTGCAGCTTGGCAGATTTCTGGGTCGTTGCTTCAATCTTAGCCTCTGGTCGAATCTTTGTGGATATATCCTCGCGATCCAGCGGTTTCTTGGCCCGCATTTTGGCCTCCGATTTGCGAACTTTCTTCATTTGCAGCATGTATTCCGGCACAGAACCGCCAGAGTTTTTAATGATCATTGCAATActgagaaaaagaaaacaattgtTATAAAAGAGTGCAccttgcagcagcatcagcttccGAGTTACCTTCTCAAATTGGCCGTATCATCCTGGGTGAAGAAGGTAATGGCACGGCCTGGACGGCCCGCACGACCAGTGCGTCCAATGCGATGAATGTACGAGATGGTCGTGGGAGGAAAATCGTAGTTTATCACCAGGTTAACGCCTTTGAAGTCAATGCCGCGCCCCATGAGCTCCGTGCAAATCAGTACCCAAATGTTTCCCTCACGAAAAGCGCGCACGCAGTTATCACGCTGATGCTGTGAACGCTCGGCGTGGATCACGTCCACGTTGATGCCGTCGTAGAGCAGCTCTTCAAACAGCTGCTTTGCACGGTCTTTGCTCTggacaaaaacaagaacaggCGGCTGAAGGCCTTGTCGCACCAGGTCTCTCATGGCCACCAACTTGCCACTCTCAGACCCAACGAAGAGCAGTTCCTGTTGGATTGTATCCGTGGCACTGTTCTGCACACCAATTGTGATCCGCACAAGGTTCTTGAGATGCCGCAACGCCCACTTGGCCACTGGGACCGTGTAGGTGGCACTGAAGAAAGCCACGCACTTCTGGGGATGTGAACAGGCCGCGTATATGTCatccagctgctccttgaaGTTGTTCTGACCCTCTTCCATCAGTCGATCCGCCTCGTCCAGCACAAACCATTCGACACCCTTCAGATCCAGCAGGGGCGGTTGCTGCTGTAGCAAGAACCTCACCCGATTCGGAGTGGAGATGAGGATATCATACTTTTGCTTGCACTCCGCGCCATGCTTTTGCTTGGCTTCGCTCACTTTGCTGATGAAATGTGTGCGCAGACCCGTCTCCCTCGTCAGTTCCGAGCACTCGCGATAGATCTGCTGCGCCAGCTCTCGCGTTGGGGCCAATACCAAGGCCCTCAGCCCGGACGTCTTGTGAGAGCGCAGGCCATTGATAATGGGCGTGAGAAAGGCCAATGTCTTTCCCGAGCCAGTGGGCGCACAGGCCATCAGAGCCCGCTTCTGGAACAGCACCGGCAGTGCTTGCATTTGTATAGGAGTTGGCTGGGAGAAGCCGTACGAGAGAACGTTCTGTTGCAGGCGCGGCAATAGCTTGTAATCCCTAATCAGATCATCAAAGCTTAACACGGGCGCCGGAATGTTCTTGCCTAGCGCTGTTATGCTGTGCTGTTTCCTCGCCGCATTCGCCTGACCCGTCAGCCTTTGCAGTTCCTGCTGTTCTTCTGATAGCTTCTTTTCACCTTTGGCCTTTTTGCGCGTCGGCGCAGTGCCAAGAGCGCCGGCTGCATCTCCCAGCAGCCGAAATTCTGTGTTTTCCGATTCCTCCTCTGCTTTCTTAActttttgcggctgctgctcttgatCAGCCTGAGAACTGACCACTGTTGTGCTTGGTTTTGTGGGGTTCTGTGAGGGCGCATATTAGTCGCTGCGTGTTGATTTATACCTGCACACTTTAAACATACCTTTGGCTTCTTGGTAAACCGTACTCCCGCCGTTAATAGCTTAAATATGTCATGCTCGTCCATTTTGTTGCTAATTATTTCTTCGCACGTGCATATGTTTTGCCTCAGACCAGAGTTGCCAAACGGTGGTTGGAAAAAACGATAGCGctatcgatactatcgatggttgaaAATTTAAACAGCTGTTGGACGACATCAAATATAATTCTTAACTTAATTTCTTACAAAGATACTGGAATTATTAATCCCCCGGCTCCATGGCCACTAACTCATCCATGAGGTCAACACGCCGGCGCAACCCTTTAGTGTTACTCTCACTCCCTTTAATGTCATCCACTACGCCGCCCCAGGTGAAGTTGATCTGCCCTTCCGAGTGAGCCAGCTGGTCCAAGTAATCATCTTTGAACTCCTCGCAGAGATTGTGCATGGCACAAATGCTCTCCATAATGAGACGCACTTCGTTGAGATCCCGCGCCTCCAGGGCGTAGAGAGTGTTGAAACGACGAGCCAGTGCGTCGAGGACCTCCTCGGCCAGCTGGAAGGCAGGCTTCAGCAGATCGTTGAACACCGCATCCTTGCGAAAGCACTCCGACTCGATTGGTCGCATCAGATACGACTTGAGGGGAAAGACACTGTTGCCAATGAGGTAGCTGCCCGCTGGCATTGTCCTGGGATTCAACGCAAGCGTTTGGCCAATTGGCGACTCCTCGAATGTGTACTCGTTAGCCAGTTCCACATAGCAGTCGATTATCTTCTTCTCGGCATTGCAGATGAGTTGCAGGACCACGGGAACCTCGGCATGTTCCGACTCAAGGAAGACATCCAGGCGCTTCAGCGTAATGATGCCAAACAGCTCTTTGAAGCACTTGAGCTGCGGAAGGCTTTGATAGGCCTGCAGAGTGCTCTGCTGCGCCGCCAGGGAGTTGGGCCACTTGATGAAGCTCTCATAGTTGTCGGATATAACGTTCCAGAAGCTGCGGACCACCTGTTGACAAAGTGCCCACGGCAGCTGATACTTCCTGGAAATCTCTTCGAAGTGCTCGTCGGTGGCAAGCTTCCACATGGCCAGCGACACCAATGTCTGTGGTGGGGGGCTCGGGTACCCTGGCAGCGTAATATTCTGCAGTATCTCCTCCAATGCTTGTTGAATTCTCTGCAAAGGGAGGGTGGGCGTAGCTCAGTGACACATCTAGGGGGCAGGGGGGTGTTTTCTGCGACTCACCAGAAACGATAACTTGCGCATATGCAAATAAGACTCGAATTGAGCATCCACATAGCGATGGAGCAGATTTAGGTCCCCATATGTCCACTCCAATTTGGCAACTTTGTGGGGTGTCTGTGGCTCCTCTGGCTCCGTTGTCTCTCTACGTTTCAGATCTGAAGACGAAGCACGTTTTTGCTGCatcaatgcaaatatttccgCCTCGTCGTCATCACTTGCCGCCAGCAGAGGGTAACTATTTGATGAAATCTCTGTTTGGCCTTCGCCCCTGGGCTGCTGATCTATCAGCATATCCTTAGTAATTATGGAAGCAATATTGGCCAAAACAGCGCGCTCTTCCA
Encoded here:
- the LOC117893709 gene encoding probable ATP-dependent RNA helicase DDX52, encoding MDEHDIFKLLTAGVRFTKKPKNPTKPSTTVVSSQADQEQQPQKVKKAEEESENTEFRLLGDAAGALGTAPTRKKAKGEKKLSEEQQELQRLTGQANAARKQHSITALGKNIPAPVLSFDDLIRDYKLLPRLQQNVLSYGFSQPTPIQMQALPVLFQKRALMACAPTGSGKTLAFLTPIINGLRSHKTSGLRALVLAPTRELAQQIYRECSELTRETGLRTHFISKVSEAKQKHGAECKQKYDILISTPNRVRFLLQQQPPLLDLKGVEWFVLDEADRLMEEGQNNFKEQLDDIYAACSHPQKCVAFFSATYTVPVAKWALRHLKNLVRITIGVQNSATDTIQQELLFVGSESGKLVAMRDLVRQGLQPPVLVFVQSKDRAKQLFEELLYDGINVDVIHAERSQHQRDNCVRAFREGNIWVLICTELMGRGIDFKGVNLVINYDFPPTTISYIHRIGRTGRAGRPGRAITFFTQDDTANLRSIAMIIKNSGGSVPEYMLQMKKVRKSEAKMRAKKPLDREDISTKIRPEAKIEATTQKSAKLQKVQKTEKFLKKRDGRKKANKTTKTTENGSKKAKKTAVEPKLKKLKKMKKDLKA
- the LOC117893711 gene encoding uncharacterized protein LOC117893711, yielding MEERAVLANIASIITKDMLIDQQPRGEGQTEISSNSYPLLAASDDDEAEIFALMQQKRASSSDLKRRETTEPEEPQTPHKVAKLEWTYGDLNLLHRYVDAQFESYLHMRKLSFLRIQQALEEILQNITLPGYPSPPPQTLVSLAMWKLATDEHFEEISRKYQLPWALCQQVVRSFWNVISDNYESFIKWPNSLAAQQSTLQAYQSLPQLKCFKELFGIITLKRLDVFLESEHAEVPVVLQLICNAEKKIIDCYVELANEYTFEESPIGQTLALNPRTMPAGSYLIGNSVFPLKSYLMRPIESECFRKDAVFNDLLKPAFQLAEEVLDALARRFNTLYALEARDLNEVRLIMESICAMHNLCEEFKDDYLDQLAHSEGQINFTWGGVVDDIKGSESNTKGLRRRVDLMDELVAMEPGD